A genomic region of Lysinibacillus sp. 2017 contains the following coding sequences:
- the rpsL gene encoding 30S ribosomal protein S12, producing the protein MPTINQLVRKPRQSKITKSKSPALNKGYNSFKKSLTDVKSPQKRGVCTRVGTMTPRKPNSALRKYARVRLTNQLEVTAYIPGEGHNLQEHSVVLIRGGRVKDLAGVRYHIVRGALDTAGVTGRLQSRSKYGTKRPKEKK; encoded by the coding sequence ATGCCTACAATTAATCAATTAGTACGTAAGCCTCGTCAATCTAAAATCACGAAATCAAAATCTCCAGCGTTAAACAAAGGATATAACTCATTTAAGAAATCTTTAACTGACGTTAAATCTCCACAAAAACGCGGAGTTTGTACTCGTGTTGGTACGATGACGCCACGTAAACCAAACTCAGCTTTACGTAAATATGCTCGTGTACGCTTAACTAACCAACTTGAGGTTACTGCGTATATCCCAGGTGAAGGTCACAACTTACAAGAACATAGTGTTGTTCTTATCCGTGGCGGACGCGTAAAAGACTTAGCGGGTGTTCGTTACCATATCGTACGTGGTGCTCTTGATACAGCTGGTGTAACTGGCCGTTTACAATCACGTTCTAAATACGGAACAAAACGCCCTAAAGAAAAAAAATAA
- the rpsG gene encoding 30S ribosomal protein S7 produces the protein MPRKGPVSKRDVLPDPIYNSKLVTRLINKMMIDGKRGTSQKILYGAFELVQERSGQNPIEVFEAALNNIMPVLEVRARRVGGSNYQVPVEVRPERRTTLGLRYLVNYSRLRGEKTMEERLANEILDASNNTGASVKKREDMHKMAEANKAFAHYRW, from the coding sequence ATGCCTCGTAAAGGTCCTGTTTCCAAACGTGACGTGTTACCAGATCCAATTTATAATTCGAAACTAGTAACTCGTTTAATTAACAAAATGATGATTGATGGTAAAAGAGGTACTTCTCAAAAGATTTTATACGGAGCTTTCGAATTAGTTCAAGAGCGTTCTGGCCAAAATCCTATCGAAGTATTTGAAGCTGCATTAAACAACATTATGCCAGTATTAGAAGTACGTGCTCGCCGTGTTGGTGGTTCTAACTACCAAGTACCGGTTGAAGTTCGTCCTGAACGCCGTACAACTTTAGGTTTACGTTACCTAGTTAACTATTCTCGTCTTCGTGGTGAAAAAACTATGGAAGAACGCTTAGCTAACGAAATCTTAGATGCATCTAACAACACTGGTGCTTCAGTTAAGAAACGTGAAGATATGCACAAAATGGCAGAAGCGAACAAAGCATTCGCTCACTATCGTTGGTAA
- a CDS encoding ribosomal L7Ae/L30e/S12e/Gadd45 family protein, producing MSYDQVKQASQTIIGIKQAVKAMHAGQVTALFVAIDADNWVTDPAILLAKEIGVPVYHVDSKKELGKACGIHVGAAVVAITAM from the coding sequence ATGTCTTACGATCAAGTAAAACAGGCTAGTCAAACAATCATAGGTATAAAGCAAGCAGTGAAAGCAATGCATGCTGGACAAGTAACCGCTCTTTTTGTCGCAATTGATGCTGACAATTGGGTAACCGATCCGGCCATTCTTCTCGCGAAAGAAATTGGTGTACCAGTTTATCACGTCGATTCTAAGAAAGAACTTGGTAAAGCTTGCGGCATTCATGTTGGAGCTGCGGTAGTTGCGATTACTGCGATGTAG
- the fusA gene encoding elongation factor G, which produces MKREFSLENTRNIGIMAHIDAGKTTTTERILYYTGKIHKIGETHEGASQMDWMEQEQERGITITSAATTAQWDGHRINIIDTPGHVDFTVEVERSLRVLDGAVTVLDAQSGVEPQTETVWRQATTYGVPRIVFINKMDKMGADFLYSVGTLHDRLQANAHPIQLPIGAEDDFSAIIDLVEMDVTYYDNEEGTAVRAGEPIPESHKAQAEEYREKLIEAIADVNEDIMEKYFAGEEITNEELKAAIRKATIAVEFYPVLCGTAFKHKGVRKMLDAAVAYLPAPTDVPSINGTDVDGDEEIIRHSSDEEPFSALAFKVMTDPFVGKLTFFRVYSGTLESGSYVQNSSKGKRERVGRILQMHANSREEIPKVFAGDIAAAVGLKDTTTGDTLCDEKNLVILESMDFPEPVISLSVEPKSKADQDKMGQALQKLQEEDPTFRAHTDTETGQTIISGMGELHLDILVDRMKREFKVEANVGAPMVSYRETFRGSAKVQGKFTRQSGGRGQYGDVTIEFSPNEEGKGFEFENAIVGGVVPREYIPAVEAGLRDSLDRGVVAGYPLIDIKAKLVFGSYHDVDSNEMAFKIAASMALKEAAKRCNAVILEPMMKVDVVIPEEYLGDIMGNITARRGRVEGMEARGNSQVVRSMVPLSEMFGYATTLRSATQGRGVFSMTFDHYEEVPKSIAEDIIKKNKGE; this is translated from the coding sequence ATGAAACGCGAATTCTCTCTAGAGAATACACGTAATATTGGGATCATGGCTCACATTGATGCTGGTAAAACAACAACAACTGAGCGTATCCTTTATTACACTGGTAAGATCCACAAAATCGGTGAAACTCATGAAGGCGCTTCTCAAATGGACTGGATGGAGCAAGAACAAGAACGTGGTATCACGATCACTTCTGCTGCAACTACAGCTCAATGGGATGGTCACCGAATCAACATCATCGATACACCTGGACACGTAGACTTCACTGTAGAAGTAGAACGTTCATTACGTGTACTTGATGGAGCTGTAACAGTATTAGATGCTCAATCTGGTGTTGAGCCTCAAACTGAAACAGTATGGCGTCAAGCTACTACTTACGGAGTTCCACGTATCGTATTCATCAACAAGATGGATAAAATGGGTGCGGACTTCTTATATTCTGTAGGAACTTTACACGATCGCTTACAAGCTAACGCTCACCCAATTCAATTACCAATTGGTGCTGAAGACGATTTCTCAGCAATCATTGACTTAGTTGAAATGGATGTAACATACTATGATAACGAAGAAGGTACTGCTGTACGTGCTGGTGAGCCAATTCCTGAGTCTCACAAAGCACAAGCAGAAGAATACCGTGAAAAATTAATCGAAGCTATCGCTGACGTTAATGAAGATATCATGGAAAAATACTTTGCAGGTGAAGAAATTACTAATGAAGAGCTTAAAGCGGCTATCCGTAAAGCTACAATCGCAGTAGAATTCTACCCTGTATTATGTGGTACTGCATTTAAACACAAAGGTGTTCGTAAAATGTTAGATGCTGCAGTTGCTTACTTACCAGCTCCAACAGACGTTCCTTCTATTAATGGTACTGATGTTGATGGCGATGAGGAAATCATCCGTCATTCTTCTGATGAAGAGCCGTTCTCAGCTCTTGCATTCAAAGTAATGACTGACCCATTCGTAGGTAAATTAACATTCTTCCGTGTGTATTCAGGTACATTAGAATCTGGTTCATACGTACAAAACTCTTCTAAAGGTAAACGTGAACGTGTAGGTCGTATCCTACAAATGCACGCTAACTCTCGTGAAGAGATTCCTAAAGTATTTGCTGGGGATATTGCAGCAGCTGTAGGTCTTAAAGATACTACTACTGGTGATACTCTATGTGACGAGAAAAACCTTGTTATCTTAGAATCAATGGATTTCCCAGAACCAGTAATCTCTCTTTCTGTAGAACCAAAATCTAAAGCAGACCAAGATAAAATGGGTCAAGCTTTACAAAAACTACAAGAAGAAGATCCAACTTTCCGTGCTCACACAGACACAGAAACTGGACAAACAATCATCTCTGGTATGGGTGAGTTACACTTAGACATCCTAGTTGACCGTATGAAACGTGAATTTAAAGTAGAAGCAAACGTTGGTGCTCCAATGGTATCTTACCGTGAAACATTCCGTGGCTCTGCAAAAGTTCAAGGTAAATTCACTCGTCAATCTGGTGGTCGCGGTCAATACGGTGACGTAACGATCGAGTTCTCTCCAAACGAAGAGGGTAAAGGTTTCGAATTCGAAAACGCTATCGTTGGTGGTGTTGTACCTCGTGAATACATTCCTGCTGTAGAAGCTGGTTTACGTGATTCTTTAGATCGCGGTGTAGTAGCTGGTTACCCACTTATCGACATTAAAGCAAAATTAGTATTCGGTTCTTACCATGACGTTGACTCAAATGAGATGGCGTTTAAAATTGCTGCATCTATGGCATTAAAAGAAGCTGCGAAACGTTGTAACGCAGTTATTTTAGAACCAATGATGAAAGTAGACGTTGTAATTCCAGAAGAATATCTTGGTGATATCATGGGTAACATTACTGCTCGTCGCGGTCGCGTAGAGGGTATGGAAGCTCGCGGTAACTCTCAAGTGGTACGTTCTATGGTTCCACTATCTGAAATGTTCGGATATGCAACTACTCTACGTTCTGCAACTCAAGGTCGCGGTGTATTCTCAATGACATTTGATCATTATGAAGAAGTTCCAAAATCAATTGCAGAAGACATCATCAAAAAAAATAAAGGTGAATAA